In the genome of Sebastes umbrosus isolate fSebUmb1 chromosome 14, fSebUmb1.pri, whole genome shotgun sequence, one region contains:
- the farsa gene encoding phenylalanine--tRNA ligase alpha subunit — MADTGVLETLLRRIEKVDDGVDSVEVATSLGVDHQVIVGAVKSLQALGDLISAEQRSSKHWELSDEGTEIAEQGSQEARVFSSIPLEGLAQSELMKLSFGKIGFSKAMSNKWIRVDKAHEGGPRIFRTVESIEDQVREKLLLVQKGSTSQLEEKEKNELKKRKLLSEVTVKSYWITKGSSFSTTITKQETELTPEMIANGSWKEKKFKPYNFEAMGVAPDCGHLHPLLKVRTQFRQIFLEMGFTEMPTNNFIESSFWNFDSLFQPQQHPARDQHDTFFLSDPALAHEFPQDYLERVKKVHTEGGYGSQGYKYDWKIEEAQKNILRTHTTAVSARMLYKLAQQEKFTPAKYFSIDRVFRNETLDATHLAEFHQIEGVVADYGLTLGDLMGILHEFFTKLGMTKLRFKPAYNPYTEPSMEVFSFHEGLKKWVEIGNSGVFRPEMLLPMGLPEDVSVIAWGLSLERPTMIKYGINNIRELVGHKVNLQMVYDSPICRLES; from the exons ATGGCGGATACCGGCGTGTTGGAGACGCTCCTCCGGCGGATTGAGAAGGTGGACGACGGTGTGGACAGCGTCGAAGTGGCGACCAGCCTCGGGGTGGACCACCAGGTCATCGTCGGAGCCGTGAAGAGTCTGCAGGCTCTGGGAGAC TTAATCTCAGCCGAGCAGCGCTCCTCCAAGCACTGGGAGCTGTCGGATGAGGGCACGGAGATAGCCGAGCAGGGCAGCCAAGAAGCCCGGGTCTTCAGCTCCATCCCGCTGGAGGGTCTGGCTCAGAGCGAGCTCATG AAACTGTCCTTTGGGAAGATCGGCTTCAGCAAGGCCATGTCCAACAAGTGGATCAGAGTGGACAAGGCACACGAGGGCGGCCCACGGATATTCAGGACT GTGGAGAGCATAGAGGACCAGGTCAGAGAGAAGCTGCTGCTGGTACAGAAAGGCAGCACCTCTCAgctggaagagaaagagaagaacgagctgaagaagaggaagctgCTCTCTGAAGT GACGGTGAAGTCGTACTGGATCACTAAGGGCAGCTCCTTCAGCACCACCATCACCAAACAGGAGACGGAGCTCACGCCTGAGATGATTGCCAA TGGCAGCTGGAAGGAGAAGAAATTTAAGCCGTACAACTTCGAGGCCATGGGCGTGGCCCCTGACTGTGGTCACTTGCACCCGCTGCTGAAGGTGCGAACACAGTTCAGGCAGATCTTCCTGGAGATGGG CTTCACAGAGATGCCGACCAACAACTTCATAGAGAGCTCTTTCTGGAACTTTGACTCCCTGTTCCAGCCCCAGCAGCACCCGGCCAGAGACCAGCACGACACCTTCTTCCTGTCTG ACCCGGCACTCGCCCATGAGTTCCCCCAGGACTACCTGGAGAGAGTGAAGAAGGTCCACACGGAGGGAGGCTATGGCTCACAAGG GTACAAATATGACTGGAAGATAGAGGAGGCTCAGAAGAACATCCTCCGCACCCACACTACAGCAGTCAGCGCACGCATGTTGTATAAACTGGCACAACAG GAGAAGTTCACCCCCGCCAAGTACTTCTCCATCGACCGGGTGTTCAGGAACGAGACCTTGGATGCCACCCATCTGGCCGAGTTCCACCAGATAGAGGGCGTGGTGGCCGACTACGGACTCACACTGGGTGACCTCATGGGCATCCTGCATGAGTTCTTCACTAAACTAG GAATGACCAAGCTCCGCTTCAAGCCTGCTTACAACCCGTACACAGAGCCCAGCATGGAGGTGTTTAGCTTCCATGAAG gactgaaaaagtgggtGGAAATAGGGAACTCTGGGGTCTTCAGACCGGAGATGCTGCTGCCAATGGGTCTCCCTGAGGACGTGTCTGTCATTGCCTGGGGACTGTCTCTGGAAAG GCCCACCATGATTAAATACGGCATCAACAACATCAGGGAGCTGGTGGGACACAAGGTGAACCTACAGATGGTCTACGACAGCCCCATATGTCGACTGGAGTCCTGA